The following proteins are encoded in a genomic region of Microcoleus sp. FACHB-68:
- a CDS encoding DUF2142 domain-containing protein: MIQNWKSIVKTPEKAFVIISVIFGILFLLITPPFQAADEYQHFYRSFQVSQGGFISEKKIVDCHGRLVYTPAAICVGGMLPKSVLITAQQASTVDLRFQPENKQKIQDILSLLNLPLKRQDKIFVRFPNAALYSPVPYLPQALGMAFGQLLGVSPIIIFYLGRAVNLLVWVGLIYLAIKVTPIYKWLVFLLALTPMSLFQAASLSADALTNGASFLLAAIFFQIAFEPAQRIRYIKILSIALLSILIGLSKTAYFPLNLLYLIIPVKKLGSLAKYFLGFAGINLLTLIAILAWSSLIKDLYIPLRPATDNVVLSEQVNYILNQPVQFILTQTNTLSTYGLTYLEQLIGKLGWLDTSLPGFHIISYIILLITVALFSHRSDIKISLFQKTILLIIILLTGLLITTAMYLAWTPVGANLIEGVQGRYFIPLTPLFLLLLYNQKIKINLKIPISTLTGYALFSCTLTAAILLKRYYL, from the coding sequence ATGATACAAAACTGGAAATCGATTGTCAAAACGCCTGAAAAGGCATTTGTTATTATTAGTGTCATTTTTGGCATTTTATTTTTATTGATAACACCTCCCTTTCAAGCGGCTGATGAATACCAGCATTTTTATCGCTCTTTTCAGGTATCCCAAGGAGGTTTCATCTCAGAGAAAAAAATCGTTGACTGTCATGGAAGACTGGTTTACACGCCGGCAGCGATTTGTGTGGGAGGAATGCTGCCAAAAAGTGTTCTAATAACCGCGCAACAAGCCTCAACAGTTGATCTCCGTTTTCAACCAGAAAACAAGCAAAAAATTCAAGATATTCTTTCTTTGCTCAATTTACCGCTTAAGCGTCAAGATAAAATTTTTGTACGTTTTCCCAATGCTGCTTTATACTCTCCTGTTCCTTATTTACCCCAAGCTTTAGGAATGGCATTCGGGCAGTTGTTGGGAGTTTCTCCCATAATTATATTTTATTTGGGGAGAGCAGTAAACTTATTGGTTTGGGTGGGACTTATCTATCTAGCGATTAAAGTTACCCCGATTTATAAATGGCTGGTATTTTTGCTAGCTTTAACTCCCATGTCTCTGTTTCAAGCAGCCTCTCTATCGGCGGATGCTTTGACAAATGGTGCTTCATTTCTTTTAGCAGCTATTTTTTTCCAGATAGCTTTTGAACCGGCACAACGTATTAGATATATTAAAATTCTCAGTATCGCTTTACTTTCGATTTTAATCGGACTGTCTAAAACCGCTTACTTCCCATTAAATTTATTATATTTAATCATCCCAGTTAAAAAGCTAGGGAGTCTCGCAAAATATTTTTTAGGGTTTGCCGGCATAAATTTATTAACCTTGATCGCAATCCTAGCTTGGTCTTCTCTAATTAAAGATTTATATATTCCCCTAAGACCGGCTACAGACAATGTCGTATTAAGCGAACAGGTAAATTATATTTTAAATCAGCCGGTGCAATTTATTTTAACCCAAACTAATACACTTTCAACTTACGGCTTAACTTATTTAGAACAATTAATTGGAAAACTTGGATGGCTAGACACCTCATTGCCTGGTTTTCATATAATCTCCTATATAATTTTACTAATTACCGTTGCTTTATTTAGTCACCGATCCGATATTAAAATCTCATTATTCCAAAAAACTATACTTTTAATTATCATTCTTTTAACCGGCTTACTAATTACAACAGCTATGTATCTTGCTTGGACTCCAGTGGGTGCAAACCTTATAGAAGGCGTACAAGGACGATATTTTATCCCCCTCACTCCACTTTTTTTATTATTACTCTATAACCAAAAAATCAAGATTAATTTAAAAATCCCTATCTCAACACTCACCGGCTACGCCCTATTTTCCTGCACCCTGACGGCTGCGATATTATTAAAGAGGTATTATTTGTAA
- a CDS encoding class I SAM-dependent methyltransferase, with amino-acid sequence MVLKPIQRTKLDDTSDSDFYSVPRFVTHVDEGFIDQLTNLYRQRLQPNTRIFDMMSSWVSHLPEEMKFAHVEGHGMNGDELAKNRRLDHYFLQNLNETPKLPLPDQDFDAVLNCVSVQYLQYPDAVFSEIYRILKPGGIAIISFSNRMFYQKAIQAWRDGSEASRVELVKSYFQSVPGFSQPEVVAHQSSAPSFLQMLGMGGGDPFYAVIASRQS; translated from the coding sequence ATGGTACTCAAACCGATTCAGCGCACAAAATTAGACGATACCAGCGATAGCGACTTTTATTCAGTCCCGCGCTTCGTCACCCACGTAGACGAAGGATTTATCGATCAACTAACCAACCTCTACCGGCAACGCCTCCAACCCAACACACGCATCTTTGACATGATGAGTAGCTGGGTTTCCCATCTCCCAGAAGAGATGAAATTTGCCCACGTTGAGGGACACGGGATGAATGGGGATGAACTCGCCAAAAATCGCCGGCTGGATCATTACTTCCTGCAAAACCTGAACGAAACCCCCAAATTACCCTTACCGGATCAAGATTTTGACGCCGTTCTCAACTGCGTTTCTGTGCAATATTTGCAGTATCCAGATGCGGTGTTTTCCGAGATTTACCGCATCCTCAAACCGGGTGGTATTGCCATTATCAGCTTCTCCAACCGGATGTTTTATCAAAAAGCTATCCAAGCGTGGCGAGATGGTTCAGAAGCTAGCCGAGTTGAACTCGTTAAAAGCTATTTCCAATCAGTACCAGGATTTAGTCAACCAGAAGTTGTCGCCCATCAGTCAAGTGCGCCAAGTTTCCTACAAATGTTAGGAATGGGTGGGGGCGATCCTTTTTATGCCGTCATTGCCAGCCGGCAATCTTAG